A portion of the Coturnix japonica isolate 7356 chromosome 4, Coturnix japonica 2.1, whole genome shotgun sequence genome contains these proteins:
- the LOC107312608 gene encoding probable G-protein coupled receptor 83, producing MSRHTWFPLQYISKPFWRAENHTSTSFLFTRYSFPNQSFFHSDLDLEDLGDFDSGTKYEGESQSRTVQALLIVAYSVIICISLFGNTLVCHVVIKNKRMHSATSLFIVNLAVADVMITILNTPFTLVRFVSSTWIFGKLMCHVSRFVQYCSVHVSVLTLAAIALDRHQVIMHPLKPRMSMVKGGICIIIIWVMASCFSLPHAIYQTLTRFYIGNRTIRTVCLPSFPPPADLFWKYLDLTTFVLLYVLPLLVISITYTMVAKKLWLRNAIGDVTMEQYYAHQRKKKMTLKMLMVVVIVFAVCWFPLNCYVVLISCRAIHSSNALYFAFHWFAMSSTCYNPFIYCWLNENFRSELKSLLCVCRRRNAAQSHALQSISPPFRPAWFESCRYKRGSTCQKTAPSQRNSTKTDISSVQPIVAEQ from the exons ATGAGCAGGCACACGTGGTTCCCTCTGCAGTACATTTCCAAGCCCTTCTGGAGAGCAGAGAATCACACCAGCACCAGCTTCCTCTTTACACGGTACAGCTTCCCAAATCAGTCCTTCTTCCACAGTGATTTGGACCTGGAGGACTTGGGAGACTTTGACAGTGGGACCAAATATGAGGGCGAATCCCAGAGCAGGACGGTGCAGGCGCTGCTGATAGTAGCTTATTCAGTGATCATCTGCATCTCTCTCTTTGGAAACACCCTGGTGTGCCATGTGGTGATCAAGAACAAAAGGATGCACTCTGCTACCAGTCTCTTCATCGTCAACCTGGCTGTGGCAGATGTGATGATCACCATCCTCAACACCCCCTTCACACTG GTGCGGTTTGTAAGCAGTACTTGGATCTTTGGAAAGCTGATGTGTCATGTCAGCCGGTTTGTGCAGTACTGTTCCGTCCACGTGTCTGTACTGACCCTTGCTGCCATCGCTCTGGATCGTCACCAG GTTATCATGCATCCCCTCAAGCCACGTATGTCTATGGTAAAAGGAGGGATTTGCATCATTATCATCTGGGTTATGGCCAGCTGCTTCTCACTTCCTCATGCCATCTATCAGACTTTGACAAGGTTTTATATCGG GAACAGAACAATACGAACAGTATGCCTCCCCAgcttccctcctcctgctgaTCTTTTCTGGAAGTATTTGGACCTGACTACGTTTGTTCTCTTGTATGTTTTACCCTTGCTTGTCATCTCCATTACCTACACCATGGTGGCAAAGAAGCTCTGGCTGAGAAATGCCATTGGGGACGTCACCATGGAGCAGTACTATGCCCatcagaggaagaagaagatgaCACTGAAGAtgctgatggtggtggtgattgTGTTTGCAGTGTGCTGGTTCCCTCTGAACTGCTACGTGGTGCTGATCTCCTGCAGGGCCATCCACAGCAGCAATGCTCTGTACTTTGCTTTCCACTGGTTTGCCATGAGCAGCACTTGCTACAACCCCTTCATTTACTGTTGGCTGAATGAGAACTTCAGGTCTGAGCTGAAGtccctgctgtgtgtgtgtcgGCGGAGAAATGCAGCCCAGAGCCATGCCCTGCAGTCCATCTCCCCTCCATTCAGACCTGCCTGGTTCGAGAGTTGCCGTTACAAGAGAGGCAGCACCTGCCAGAAAACAGCACCATCCCAAAGGAATTCTACCAAGACAGACATATCCAGTGTTCAGCCAATTGTGGCAGAACAGTAA